One segment of Saprospiraceae bacterium DNA contains the following:
- a CDS encoding DUF1080 domain-containing protein has protein sequence MCKKIPSAAGLLVSLFCSPFFPVAQTNVPLADLSFWKADAQRNWQIAGSVSADLSKPEAMTASKGTGVLVNLPDAKNRANLLSANEYGDVDVSFDFMMAARSNSGFYLQGRYEVQLLDSWGVKNPRYGDCGGIYARRRFVPQEQMFEGTPPRQNACLAPGLWQRMEISFQAPRFDAAGKKIANARVLKVVLNGVLIHDNVELTGPTGGPISEQEAATGPFMIQGDHGPVAFRNFVVNDRRGEPPVLGKIAYKAWQGDFRATEDFLSKKPDAEGVSEYLTWELAGDKDGYALVFSANMKAPRAGLYHFTTQTSGRSILKVNGREILDDAWTWAGDKRQASIELAAGNVPLEWVCYKTDDWMPPMLAFWVEAPGSPKVAFHSLSSTLALEPSDPIYLEAPKNTVFRSFMDFYPDGQFKKRIVHAVHVGSPAQLHYTYDLDNGALAQIWKGEFLYASPMWDDRGDGSSRPMGALLTLHDISAVVPRSALFDTTSSKTEPVPDFRPKGYDLDANDQPTFRYQRFGMDVEDQIRVSEGKYLTRTLTVANPSTTDAYVCRLALGKEITKVDDSLYLVDDRRYYVRLPQGEKPNVERSGDLAVLYVPLKSKVEYAILW, from the coding sequence ATGTGTAAAAAAATACCCTCCGCAGCCGGGCTGCTCGTCAGCCTTTTCTGCTCGCCGTTTTTTCCCGTCGCGCAGACAAACGTTCCGCTCGCCGACCTCTCTTTCTGGAAAGCCGATGCACAGCGCAACTGGCAAATCGCGGGCAGCGTGAGCGCAGACCTGAGCAAACCTGAAGCCATGACCGCTAGCAAAGGCACGGGCGTGCTGGTCAACCTGCCCGATGCCAAAAATCGCGCTAACCTACTCTCCGCCAACGAATACGGCGATGTGGACGTGTCGTTCGACTTTATGATGGCGGCGCGTTCCAATTCCGGCTTTTACCTGCAAGGCCGCTACGAGGTGCAGCTGCTCGACAGTTGGGGGGTGAAAAATCCGCGATATGGCGACTGCGGGGGCATTTACGCCCGGCGTCGGTTCGTGCCGCAGGAGCAGATGTTTGAGGGCACGCCGCCCCGCCAAAACGCCTGTCTTGCACCCGGTCTTTGGCAACGAATGGAGATTTCGTTTCAGGCACCGCGATTCGATGCCGCCGGGAAAAAAATCGCCAATGCCCGCGTGTTGAAAGTAGTGCTGAATGGCGTTTTGATTCACGATAACGTCGAGCTGACTGGCCCAACGGGCGGCCCCATCTCCGAGCAGGAAGCAGCCACGGGGCCTTTCATGATTCAGGGCGACCATGGCCCAGTGGCGTTTCGCAACTTTGTGGTGAACGACCGCCGGGGCGAGCCGCCCGTTTTGGGCAAAATCGCTTACAAGGCATGGCAGGGGGATTTCCGCGCCACCGAAGATTTTTTGAGCAAAAAACCCGACGCAGAGGGCGTTTCGGAATATTTGACATGGGAGCTGGCTGGTGACAAGGATGGCTACGCCCTCGTGTTCAGCGCCAACATGAAAGCGCCGCGAGCAGGCCTGTATCATTTCACCACCCAAACGAGTGGCCGCTCCATTCTCAAGGTCAATGGCCGCGAAATACTCGACGATGCTTGGACTTGGGCCGGCGACAAGCGCCAAGCCAGCATCGAATTGGCTGCCGGCAATGTCCCGCTCGAATGGGTCTGCTACAAAACCGACGATTGGATGCCACCCATGCTCGCGTTTTGGGTGGAAGCCCCCGGCTCGCCCAAGGTGGCTTTTCATTCGCTGAGCTCCACGTTGGCCTTGGAGCCAAGCGACCCGATTTATCTGGAGGCACCCAAAAACACAGTGTTCCGCTCATTTATGGATTTTTACCCCGATGGGCAGTTCAAAAAGCGCATCGTACATGCGGTGCATGTGGGTAGCCCAGCACAATTGCACTACACTTACGACCTCGACAATGGAGCGTTGGCGCAAATATGGAAAGGCGAGTTTCTCTATGCTTCGCCCATGTGGGACGACCGCGGCGACGGCTCCTCGCGCCCAATGGGGGCGCTGCTGACGCTTCACGACATTTCCGCTGTGGTGCCGCGAAGCGCCCTTTTCGACACGACTTCCTCGAAAACCGAGCCTGTGCCGGATTTTCGCCCAAAAGGCTACGACCTTGATGCCAACGACCAGCCGACTTTCCGCTATCAGCGTTTTGGCATGGACGTGGAAGACCAAATCCGAGTGAGCGAAGGCAAATACCTGACGCGCACCCTCACGGTTGCCAATCCCTCCACAACGGATGCCTACGTTTGTCGGCTGGCACTTGGAAAAGAAATCACCAAGGTGGACGATTCGCTTTATCTCGTGGACGACCGGCGCTACTATGTGCGATTGCCACAGGGCGAAAAACCGAACGTGGAGCGCTCCGGCGATTTGGCGGTGCTCTATGTGCCCTTGAAAAGCAAAGTGGAGTACGCTATTTTGTGGTAA
- a CDS encoding alpha/beta fold hydrolase: protein MEPNWLNRDLYPFASRFVEIDGYRIHYIDEGEGTPILFSHGTPEWSFGWRDLVRGLRGQYRCIALDHLGFGLSDKPADADYSVRAHAARLEKFIEKLQLPDFHIVANDFGLSISLAYAVNHPERAQRISIFNGWMWPLGSDSHYAKPAKIMRGWLGRILYKYFNFPVNIVMPAAFGNKRNLTKEVHRHYKMALPNAASRTAAYAFAHELLDAAPFWADLWQRRERISGKPFLVFWGMKDTFVPTYELEKWEKALTNARIVRLKNAGHFAQEEEPEQMLTELKLFFK, encoded by the coding sequence ATGGAACCCAATTGGCTCAACCGCGACCTATACCCGTTCGCTTCTCGCTTTGTCGAAATTGACGGCTATCGAATCCACTACATTGACGAAGGCGAGGGAACGCCCATCCTTTTTTCGCACGGCACCCCAGAATGGTCGTTCGGCTGGCGCGACTTGGTGCGAGGGCTGCGCGGCCAGTATCGCTGCATCGCGCTCGACCACCTCGGCTTTGGTCTTTCCGACAAGCCTGCCGATGCCGACTACTCGGTGCGGGCACACGCGGCGCGTTTAGAGAAATTTATCGAAAAACTCCAACTGCCTGACTTTCACATTGTCGCCAACGACTTTGGCCTCTCCATCTCGCTTGCCTACGCCGTCAACCACCCCGAACGAGCGCAAAGAATCAGCATCTTCAACGGCTGGATGTGGCCGCTTGGCAGCGACTCACACTACGCCAAGCCCGCGAAAATAATGCGCGGCTGGCTGGGAAGGATTTTATACAAATACTTCAATTTCCCGGTCAACATCGTCATGCCCGCCGCTTTTGGCAACAAGCGAAATTTGACCAAAGAAGTCCATCGTCACTATAAAATGGCTTTGCCAAACGCGGCCTCACGCACGGCAGCCTATGCCTTTGCGCACGAACTGCTTGATGCCGCACCTTTTTGGGCCGACCTCTGGCAACGCCGCGAACGCATTTCCGGCAAACCTTTTCTCGTGTTTTGGGGCATGAAAGACACCTTCGTGCCAACTTATGAGTTGGAAAAATGGGAAAAAGCCCTGACGAACGCCCGCATCGTTCGGCTCAAAAATGCCGGACATTTTGCCCAAGAGGAAGAACCAGAACAGATGCTCACCGAACTCAAACTATTTTTCAAATAA
- a CDS encoding DinB family protein: MQTTRLLENLHQQTEQFLQKAIGEWQMLTPEVLAAKPAPEQWSAAQCLEHLNIYGRYYLPAIEKAIQEAGRKGIGSAQQFSPGWLGDYFAQLMRPKPDGHLKSKMKSPKNAVPSASPDPRAMLAEFIDQLETLQRLLTLAADTNLNRVRIPISIAPWLRLKLGDTFLFFTAHIERHLLQAERAMQPSRQVASGALSLS, translated from the coding sequence ATGCAAACCACTCGCTTGCTCGAAAACCTGCACCAACAAACCGAACAATTTCTCCAAAAAGCCATCGGCGAATGGCAGATGCTGACCCCAGAAGTGTTGGCCGCCAAGCCTGCCCCCGAACAGTGGAGCGCCGCCCAATGCCTCGAACACCTGAACATCTACGGGCGCTACTACCTGCCCGCCATCGAAAAAGCCATTCAGGAGGCCGGGCGGAAAGGCATCGGCTCGGCGCAGCAGTTCAGCCCCGGCTGGCTCGGCGACTATTTTGCCCAACTCATGCGCCCCAAACCCGACGGGCATTTGAAATCAAAAATGAAATCGCCGAAAAACGCCGTGCCGTCCGCCTCGCCCGACCCTCGCGCCATGCTGGCAGAATTTATTGACCAGTTGGAAACCCTGCAGCGACTGCTCACGCTTGCCGCCGACACAAACCTCAATCGGGTGCGCATCCCCATTTCCATCGCCCCGTGGCTGCGCCTCAAACTTGGCGACACGTTTCTCTTTTTCACGGCGCACATCGAACGGCACCTGCTGCAAGCGGAGCGGGCGATGCAGCCGTCGCGGCAGGTGGCTTCGGGCGCGCTTTCCTTGTCTTGA
- a CDS encoding TIGR03643 family protein — protein sequence MKQTLLPPDVAARIVQMAWEDRTPFEAIEYQFGLAEKDVIQLMRRELKRSSFERWRKRVHGRATKHLALRDASVSRFKCSRQRHISANKISKR from the coding sequence ATGAAACAAACACTGCTCCCGCCCGATGTCGCCGCTCGCATCGTCCAAATGGCCTGGGAAGACCGCACGCCGTTTGAAGCGATTGAATATCAGTTTGGTCTGGCCGAAAAAGATGTCATCCAACTCATGCGCCGCGAACTCAAACGCAGCAGTTTCGAGCGCTGGCGCAAGCGCGTGCACGGTCGCGCCACCAAACACCTCGCCCTGCGCGATGCCTCCGTCTCGCGTTTCAAATGCAGCCGGCAGCGGCACATTTCCGCCAACAAAATTTCAAAACGATAA
- a CDS encoding SDR family oxidoreductase, whose amino-acid sequence MQKNYLLAGASSAVAQTLLHLLQADGHRVVGLSTKDLSGAGYDEHHQVSDYDKGSLPTLSQPLDGLVYFPGTINLKPVSRLSEEEFLRDFKINALGAVAVVQQYLQNLKNAAAPSSVVFISTVAVSQGMNFHSSVSMAKGAVEGLTRSLAAELAPSIRVNAVAPSLTASPLAERLINSPEKLDASNKRHPLRRIGQPDDVAQAIYFLLGEQSGWMTGAILPVDGGMASVRML is encoded by the coding sequence ATGCAAAAAAACTACCTCCTCGCAGGCGCGTCGAGTGCCGTCGCACAAACCTTGCTGCACCTCCTGCAAGCCGACGGCCATCGTGTCGTCGGATTGAGCACCAAAGATTTGTCCGGTGCGGGATACGACGAGCACCATCAGGTGTCGGACTACGACAAAGGCAGCTTGCCCACCCTGTCGCAGCCGCTCGACGGCCTCGTTTATTTTCCCGGCACCATCAACCTCAAACCCGTGAGCCGCCTCAGCGAGGAAGAGTTTTTGCGGGATTTTAAAATCAATGCGCTTGGAGCCGTCGCCGTTGTGCAGCAGTATTTGCAAAATCTGAAAAACGCCGCCGCGCCGAGTTCGGTCGTGTTCATCAGCACCGTCGCCGTGTCGCAGGGCATGAATTTTCACAGCTCCGTCAGCATGGCCAAAGGCGCAGTCGAAGGTCTCACGCGCTCGTTGGCCGCCGAACTCGCGCCCTCCATCCGGGTGAACGCTGTCGCACCCTCGCTCACCGCCTCGCCGTTGGCCGAAAGACTCATCAACTCGCCCGAAAAACTGGACGCCAGCAACAAGCGCCACCCGCTTCGGCGCATCGGCCAACCCGACGATGTAGCCCAAGCGATTTACTTTTTGCTTGGCGAACAATCGGGCTGGATGACCGGGGCAATTTTGCCGGTTGACGGCGGCATGGCTTCGGTGCGGATGCTTTGA
- a CDS encoding cryptochrome/photolyase family protein yields the protein MMNQVATLVFPHQLFEQHPAVERGRPVVLVEEFLFFKQYRFHKQKLVLHRATMQFYRDFLEAKGLEVEYVEANAPAADVRACVKNLAERGVSEIHFADVADNWLERRLLACCERHGIKTQRHDSPNFINTLPEIERYYEGKKRYFQTDFYVHQRKTRSILLEKNGKPLGGKWTFDTENRDKYPKGKQPPPLHFPHPNQYVAEAFEYVERHFPDNYGTPSKAFSYPVTFADSVRWLDDFLEYRLARFGPYEDAMVSREHFLHHSVLTPMLNVGLLQPDFILQKAIEYATKNDIPLNSLEGFVRQVLGWREFVRAVYVREGSRQRTTNYWRFGRSIPPSFWNGTTGIEPVDAVIRKVLRTGYCHHIERLMVLGNFMLLCEFAPDEVYRWFMEMFVDAYDWVMVPNVYGMTQFADGGLMTTKPYISGSNYLLKMGDFGKGNWQTAWDGLFWRFMHVHRDFFQQNPRLGMLVKAFDNMDAAKRQAHLDAAESFLRRMA from the coding sequence ATGATGAATCAGGTCGCTACGCTCGTTTTTCCGCATCAACTTTTTGAGCAACATCCCGCCGTCGAACGGGGCAGACCCGTCGTGCTTGTCGAGGAATTTCTTTTTTTCAAACAATACCGTTTTCACAAACAAAAATTGGTGCTGCATCGGGCTACCATGCAGTTTTATCGGGATTTTTTGGAAGCAAAAGGGCTTGAGGTCGAATATGTCGAAGCCAACGCGCCCGCTGCCGACGTGCGGGCTTGTGTGAAAAACCTGGCCGAGCGAGGGGTCTCGGAAATTCATTTCGCAGATGTGGCCGACAACTGGCTGGAACGCCGCCTCTTGGCGTGTTGCGAGCGCCACGGGATAAAAACACAGCGACACGATTCGCCGAATTTCATCAACACTTTGCCAGAAATCGAACGCTATTACGAAGGCAAAAAGCGGTATTTTCAAACCGATTTTTACGTCCATCAGCGTAAAACACGCAGCATCCTGCTCGAAAAAAACGGCAAGCCGCTTGGCGGCAAATGGACGTTCGACACGGAGAACCGCGACAAATATCCCAAGGGCAAACAACCGCCTCCGCTGCATTTTCCCCATCCCAATCAATATGTCGCGGAGGCTTTCGAGTACGTCGAGCGACATTTTCCCGACAACTACGGCACGCCGTCGAAGGCGTTTTCGTATCCGGTTACTTTCGCTGACAGCGTTCGCTGGCTCGACGATTTTCTGGAATATCGGCTCGCCAGATTTGGCCCTTACGAGGACGCGATGGTGTCGCGCGAGCATTTTTTGCATCACAGCGTACTTACCCCCATGCTCAATGTCGGTTTGCTCCAACCCGATTTTATTTTGCAAAAAGCCATCGAATATGCAACGAAAAACGACATTCCGCTCAACTCACTCGAAGGTTTTGTGCGGCAGGTGCTGGGCTGGCGCGAGTTTGTTCGCGCCGTATATGTGCGCGAGGGCAGCCGCCAACGCACGACCAACTACTGGCGTTTCGGCCGGAGCATCCCGCCCTCGTTCTGGAATGGCACCACAGGCATCGAACCTGTGGATGCCGTGATTCGCAAGGTGTTGCGCACGGGCTATTGCCACCACATCGAGCGGCTGATGGTGCTGGGCAACTTCATGCTGCTTTGCGAGTTCGCTCCCGACGAGGTGTATCGCTGGTTCATGGAAATGTTCGTGGATGCCTACGACTGGGTGATGGTACCGAACGTGTATGGCATGACACAGTTTGCCGACGGCGGCCTGATGACCACCAAACCCTATATCAGCGGAAGCAATTATTTGCTAAAAATGGGCGACTTCGGCAAAGGCAACTGGCAAACGGCGTGGGACGGGCTGTTCTGGCGCTTCATGCACGTGCACCGCGATTTTTTCCAGCAAAACCCGCGCCTCGGGATGTTGGTCAAAGCCTTCGACAACATGGACGCGGCCAAACGGCAAGCGCATCTCGACGCGGCAGAAAGTTTTTTGCGGCGAATGGCATGA
- a CDS encoding tetratricopeptide repeat protein, whose amino-acid sequence MTSRLFPMVCLLLLLFVVGLPNRSLAQSKTDSLWAIWSDAGQLDTVRLKAIQELAWSMMYSHPDSTELLARMELEYAWKINSKKWQGKALNVLGGTYHVRGDYLSALGEYKKALNALMEAGEQRSVAAMFNNIGLIYRERGHNRIALDHYEKYLRIGESLRDNDILASGYNNLGTIYSDQGDFKKALEYYEQALQLAQQMDDKTGVAIAYNNIGSVHVKQENFAKALECYHASLRLREQIDDVRGIGLVHHNIGLIHKDQKDYAQAHEHFQMALRIQEKLGDKPGLANLYYGIGTSLIGQKSHAKAIEWCAKGLAVSEQIGALRHARNTCNCLYEAHKALGQTEKALRWHERYVSYNDSLQQEETSKRLEQMEFAKQILADSLGQEEEKLKMEIAYRGEVRKRDKITNMLLVGGAIVLALAIGFWSRMLYFRRYSQMFQHKAENLEKQHLLNEIALLKTQVNPHFLFNSLSILSSLVKKDPELSEQFIDQLARSYRYILEQKEQSLVNLRTELEFIKSYAFLLKIRFENKFNLKFILSDEVLDKHKIAPMTLQLLIENAVKHNRMSLKEPLVVEVAFDESGQTLLVKNRLQPRTTPASSTGVGLQNIAYRYALLTDRLVWAGEREDEFVVKVPLLQ is encoded by the coding sequence ATGACATCCCGCTTGTTTCCGATGGTGTGCCTGCTGCTGCTGCTGTTTGTCGTTGGGTTGCCCAACAGGTCTTTGGCACAATCCAAAACGGATAGCCTGTGGGCAATATGGAGCGATGCGGGCCAACTCGACACCGTCCGGCTCAAGGCCATTCAGGAGCTGGCTTGGAGCATGATGTACAGCCATCCCGACTCCACCGAACTGTTGGCAAGGATGGAGCTGGAGTATGCGTGGAAAATCAACAGCAAAAAATGGCAAGGCAAAGCCCTGAACGTGCTCGGAGGCACCTACCATGTGCGTGGCGACTATCTGTCGGCACTCGGCGAATACAAAAAAGCCCTGAATGCGCTCATGGAAGCGGGCGAGCAGAGAAGCGTGGCAGCCATGTTCAACAACATCGGGCTGATATACCGCGAGCGTGGACACAACCGCATCGCTCTTGACCACTATGAAAAATACCTCCGCATCGGGGAATCATTGCGGGACAATGACATACTCGCGTCGGGATACAACAATCTCGGCACCATTTACAGCGACCAAGGCGATTTCAAAAAGGCATTGGAGTATTACGAACAAGCCCTCCAGTTGGCCCAGCAAATGGACGACAAAACAGGCGTGGCCATCGCCTACAACAACATCGGTTCCGTCCATGTGAAGCAGGAAAACTTTGCCAAGGCCCTCGAATGTTATCACGCCAGCCTCCGGCTTCGAGAGCAAATAGACGATGTGCGCGGCATTGGCTTGGTGCATCACAATATCGGCCTCATCCATAAAGACCAAAAGGACTACGCACAAGCCCATGAGCATTTCCAAATGGCGCTGCGGATTCAGGAAAAATTGGGCGACAAACCGGGGCTTGCCAATTTGTATTATGGCATAGGCACTTCTCTTATCGGGCAGAAATCGCACGCAAAAGCCATCGAGTGGTGTGCCAAAGGGCTGGCCGTGAGCGAACAAATCGGAGCCCTGCGCCATGCCCGAAACACCTGCAACTGTCTCTATGAAGCGCACAAAGCATTAGGACAAACAGAAAAAGCCCTGCGGTGGCACGAGCGATATGTGTCGTACAACGACAGCCTCCAACAAGAAGAAACCAGCAAGCGGCTGGAGCAAATGGAGTTTGCCAAACAAATTTTGGCCGACAGCCTCGGGCAAGAAGAAGAAAAACTGAAGATGGAAATCGCCTACCGGGGCGAGGTGCGCAAGCGAGACAAAATCACCAATATGCTGCTTGTGGGTGGGGCAATAGTGTTGGCCTTGGCGATTGGATTTTGGAGCCGGATGCTCTATTTCCGACGGTACTCGCAGATGTTTCAGCACAAAGCCGAAAACCTCGAAAAGCAACATCTGCTCAACGAAATCGCCCTGCTCAAGACCCAAGTGAATCCACATTTCCTGTTCAACAGCCTGAGCATACTTTCGTCGCTCGTGAAAAAAGACCCGGAGCTTTCTGAACAGTTCATTGACCAATTGGCACGCTCATACCGCTACATTCTGGAGCAAAAAGAGCAATCTTTGGTCAATTTGAGAACCGAGCTCGAATTCATCAAATCTTACGCTTTTTTGCTCAAAATTCGCTTCGAGAATAAGTTTAACCTCAAATTCATCCTCTCGGACGAAGTATTGGACAAACACAAAATCGCCCCCATGACGCTCCAGCTCCTCATCGAAAATGCCGTGAAACACAACCGGATGTCGCTCAAAGAACCACTCGTGGTGGAAGTGGCCTTTGATGAAAGCGGTCAAACCCTCTTGGTCAAAAACCGCCTGCAACCGCGCACCACGCCGGCCAGCTCCACAGGCGTGGGGCTCCAGAACATCGCCTACCGCTACGCGCTGCTCACCGACCGCCTCGTTTGGGCGGGCGAGCGGGAAGACGAGTTTGTGGTGAAAGTCCCATTGCTTCAATAG